Proteins from a genomic interval of Acetobacterium woodii DSM 1030:
- a CDS encoding BMC domain-containing protein yields the protein MNRREAIGLIEAIGLATAIEAADAAVKSANVRLIGYEPCKGDGMSTIKVAGDIGAVKAAVDAATAACAKGRGVWGTKVIARPSEGIEKLIYNRQTVGFIQPEEPKVETDSEETNEVTTEE from the coding sequence TTGAATAGAAGAGAGGCCATTGGCCTAATCGAAGCTATTGGGTTGGCCACAGCTATTGAAGCTGCTGATGCGGCAGTTAAGTCGGCAAATGTAAGACTGATTGGTTATGAACCGTGTAAAGGCGACGGGATGTCCACGATTAAAGTAGCGGGCGATATTGGTGCTGTTAAAGCAGCAGTTGATGCAGCTACGGCGGCTTGTGCTAAAGGTCGTGGGGTGTGGGGAACGAAAGTGATTGCCCGACCCAGTGAAGGCATTGAAAAATTAATTTACAATCGTCAAACGGTAGGCTTTATACAACCGGAAGAACCAAAAGTCGAAACAGACAGTGAAGAAACAAATGAAGTTACAACAGAAGAATAA
- a CDS encoding EutN/CcmL family microcompartment protein, protein MQLAKVVGNVVSTQKDPNLVGCKLLIIKKIDEYGEFEKYSSSSTAIAVDSVGAGIGETVIVTSGSNARYVYGDKMAPLDMTIVGIVDEIQIV, encoded by the coding sequence ATGCAGTTAGCAAAAGTAGTTGGTAATGTAGTATCGACCCAAAAAGATCCTAATCTTGTGGGATGTAAGCTACTAATTATAAAAAAAATTGATGAATATGGTGAATTTGAAAAATATTCAAGTTCTTCAACGGCAATCGCTGTCGATTCTGTTGGTGCTGGCATTGGCGAAACTGTTATTGTAACTTCCGGCAGTAATGCGCGATATGTTTACGGTGACAAAATGGCCCCGCTGGACATGACAATTGTTGGCATTGTAGACGAAATTCAGATTGTGTAG
- a CDS encoding aldehyde dehydrogenase family protein has protein sequence MNIDTTGIEYIVKKVMAEIDCAEEGGKPLKDGELGIFNDMENAIDAAFIAQKSFMRASMAFRSKIIAAMRAEMLKKENMEMICQMAVEETGMGNYEHKLLKHELAATKTPGVEDLVADAFTGDDGLTLIEQSPFGVIGAVSPSTNPSETIICNGIGMLAGGNTVVFAPHPSAKKTSALVVKLLNKAILEAGGPENLIVTTVKPTIDSANTMFASPKITMLCATGGPGVVKSVLQSGKKAIGAGAGNPPALVDETADIEKAGKDIIDGCCFDNNLPCIAEKEVVVVEQVADYLIFNMKKNGAYELKDAQKIKELEELVIPGGRLSRDYVGRSAKVILKGIGIEVDDSVRVVIIETSKDHIFAVEELMMPILAIVRVKDVAEGIDLAVSLEHGNRHTAIMHSTNINNLTEMAKRVQTTIFVKNGPSYAGIGVGGEGYTTFTIAGPTGEGLTSAKTFTRKRRCVLVGGFTIK, from the coding sequence ATGAATATTGATACTACAGGTATAGAATATATTGTAAAAAAAGTAATGGCCGAAATTGATTGTGCCGAGGAAGGCGGAAAACCTTTAAAAGACGGCGAATTAGGTATTTTCAATGATATGGAAAATGCTATTGATGCAGCTTTTATCGCACAAAAATCTTTCATGAGAGCGTCGATGGCGTTCAGAAGCAAAATAATTGCTGCCATGAGAGCGGAAATGTTAAAAAAAGAAAATATGGAAATGATTTGCCAGATGGCTGTTGAAGAAACAGGAATGGGAAATTATGAACATAAACTTTTAAAACATGAGTTGGCGGCGACAAAAACACCAGGTGTTGAAGATCTTGTTGCTGACGCATTTACCGGTGATGATGGATTAACTTTAATCGAACAGTCGCCATTTGGTGTGATTGGTGCAGTATCACCATCTACTAATCCAAGTGAAACGATTATTTGTAACGGGATTGGAATGCTTGCTGGGGGAAATACCGTTGTCTTTGCGCCCCACCCAAGCGCAAAAAAAACCAGTGCATTAGTTGTCAAGTTATTAAATAAAGCAATTTTAGAAGCTGGTGGACCAGAAAACCTGATTGTGACGACTGTGAAACCAACCATTGACAGTGCAAATACGATGTTTGCCAGTCCAAAGATCACCATGCTTTGTGCAACCGGTGGTCCCGGGGTTGTTAAATCAGTATTACAAAGCGGTAAAAAAGCCATCGGCGCCGGAGCTGGTAATCCACCGGCACTGGTTGACGAAACAGCTGATATTGAAAAAGCCGGAAAAGATATTATTGACGGCTGTTGCTTTGATAATAACTTACCTTGCATCGCTGAAAAAGAAGTTGTTGTTGTTGAGCAAGTAGCGGATTACCTGATCTTCAATATGAAGAAAAATGGTGCCTACGAATTAAAAGATGCCCAAAAAATTAAAGAATTGGAAGAACTTGTTATTCCCGGTGGTCGTCTCAGCCGTGATTATGTCGGTAGAAGCGCAAAAGTAATTCTTAAAGGAATTGGCATTGAAGTCGATGATTCGGTCCGTGTTGTTATTATTGAAACAAGCAAAGATCATATTTTTGCCGTTGAAGAATTAATGATGCCAATCCTGGCGATTGTTCGGGTTAAAGATGTTGCCGAAGGAATTGATCTGGCAGTAAGCTTAGAACATGGTAATCGTCATACTGCCATTATGCATTCAACCAATATCAACAACTTAACTGAAATGGCAAAAAGAGTGCAAACCACTATTTTTGTTAAAAATGGTCCATCTTATGCAGGAATTGGTGTTGGTGGCGAAGGCTATACAACCTTTACCATTGCCGGTCCGACAGGTGAAGGACTAACATCTGCTAAGACATTTACTCGCAAAAGACGATGTGTATTAGTAGGAGGATTTACGATTAAATAA
- a CDS encoding cob(I)yrinic acid a,c-diamide adenosyltransferase, whose protein sequence is MPNVYTRGGDKGETGLFGSSRTPKDNIRVDAYGTMDEANSAIGLAYSLCEDQKIREILHYLQKRIFVLGAELASDEKGKHMLTDKISQADVDYMECTMEEYLAIIGPQKAFIIPGANPASAALHVARTVVRRGERLIVKYNREHEESRPELVKFVNRLSDTLFVLARTEEYNGTVKEIADRVKEKLKQLEEVTSTEECQNKDYSLLTLAKKMAAAARVKAEEINVPIVFSVVDAGGNLAYFERMEDALMGSIDISVNKAYTANALKMSTDKVASVVKETGSLYGLQWTNNGRMVVFGGGYPLKRNGVVIGGIGVSGGSVDEDMIIAKSALAVL, encoded by the coding sequence ATGCCAAATGTATATACCCGAGGAGGGGACAAAGGCGAGACTGGCCTGTTTGGTTCCAGTCGGACACCAAAGGATAATATCCGTGTCGATGCATATGGAACGATGGATGAAGCAAATTCGGCCATCGGTTTAGCATATTCACTTTGCGAAGATCAAAAAATTAGAGAGATATTACATTATTTGCAAAAGCGTATTTTTGTTTTAGGAGCAGAACTTGCCAGTGATGAAAAAGGCAAGCATATGTTAACCGATAAAATATCTCAGGCTGACGTGGATTATATGGAATGCACAATGGAAGAATATCTAGCGATTATTGGTCCTCAAAAAGCATTTATTATTCCTGGTGCTAATCCCGCATCAGCAGCCCTGCATGTTGCTCGAACAGTAGTAAGACGCGGTGAGCGTCTGATTGTAAAATACAATCGTGAACATGAAGAAAGTCGACCGGAATTAGTTAAATTTGTTAATCGATTATCGGATACACTTTTTGTATTGGCGCGAACGGAAGAATATAACGGTACAGTAAAAGAAATTGCTGATCGCGTTAAGGAAAAATTGAAACAATTAGAAGAAGTAACATCAACCGAAGAATGTCAAAATAAAGATTATTCTTTACTTACTTTGGCAAAAAAAATGGCCGCTGCAGCGCGCGTTAAGGCTGAAGAAATAAATGTTCCCATTGTTTTTTCAGTTGTTGATGCCGGCGGAAATTTGGCCTACTTTGAACGGATGGAAGATGCATTGATGGGTAGCATTGATATTTCAGTGAATAAGGCCTATACGGCCAACGCACTGAAAATGTCTACTGATAAAGTTGCCAGTGTGGTAAAAGAAACTGGTTCGCTTTATGGTTTGCAATGGACCAATAACGGTCGAATGGTTGTTTTTGGGGGCGGTTATCCCTTGAAACGCAATGGCGTAGTTATTGGTGGAATTGGCGTCAGTGGCGGAAGTGTGGACGAAGATATGATTATTGCCAAGAGTGCTTTAGCTGTTTTGTAA
- a CDS encoding flavoprotein gives MEKILENGLLDGLIQKIVDEVVRRIKNQPKKAVVFFTGASIGFRESMDSLLKLQKDGWQLKVVLSDDGMKVLDPGAIQNELNLDVIYHSGNIKSQKELYGSADMFVIATMSVNTAAKLAVGITDTVLLSLVNHGFMAGTPVVAAINACNPDDPQRAALGMGKSSPKYREMLINNIETLRDFGMKLVCGQDLYATCISGSPTESNQLIVEDTTLAEKKESVVNTALSVNSSECVLDKKVISRTDILQIRNAKVVKIPAGSIITGYAAEAAKEFGLQIIRI, from the coding sequence ATGGAGAAAATACTTGAAAACGGCTTATTGGATGGTCTCATTCAAAAAATTGTGGACGAGGTTGTCAGGCGAATAAAAAATCAACCGAAAAAAGCAGTTGTTTTCTTTACCGGAGCTTCAATTGGTTTTAGAGAGTCGATGGATTCACTGTTAAAATTACAAAAAGATGGTTGGCAATTAAAAGTTGTTCTTTCTGATGATGGCATGAAGGTTTTAGATCCCGGTGCTATTCAAAATGAATTGAATCTTGACGTGATTTATCACAGTGGCAACATTAAAAGCCAAAAAGAGCTTTATGGATCGGCAGACATGTTTGTGATTGCGACCATGAGTGTGAATACAGCAGCTAAATTAGCTGTTGGTATAACAGATACAGTACTGTTATCACTTGTTAATCACGGTTTTATGGCCGGAACGCCGGTTGTTGCAGCGATCAACGCTTGTAATCCGGATGACCCTCAGAGAGCTGCTCTGGGAATGGGAAAATCATCGCCAAAATATCGGGAAATGTTAATTAATAATATTGAAACACTTCGCGATTTTGGGATGAAATTAGTGTGTGGTCAAGACTTATATGCAACTTGTATTAGTGGCTCCCCCACAGAGTCTAATCAATTAATCGTTGAAGACACAACGCTTGCCGAAAAAAAAGAGTCAGTAGTTAACACAGCGTTGTCCGTAAATAGCAGTGAATGTGTGTTAGATAAAAAAGTTATTTCGCGCACGGACATTTTACAAATACGAAACGCCAAAGTGGTTAAGATACCTGCTGGTTCAATTATTACTGGATATGCTGCGGAAGCAGCGAAAGAGTTTGGACTTCAGATTATTAGGATTTAA
- a CDS encoding glycerol dehydratase reactivase beta/small subunit family protein: protein MRMDFDAPKPEIKIIHGKNITYQKVVDEVLHGIEEEGVPFSIEEMDEANPVELAFRGAELSHLGVGIGITEKEVVLHYIKLKEDQPIFTIPSYSDEMTLRAIGSNAARLVKKMPFKNLDNTELS, encoded by the coding sequence ATGCGAATGGATTTTGATGCTCCAAAACCAGAAATTAAAATTATTCATGGAAAAAATATTACGTATCAAAAGGTCGTTGACGAAGTATTACATGGGATTGAAGAAGAAGGTGTTCCGTTTTCGATTGAAGAAATGGATGAAGCCAATCCGGTCGAGTTAGCTTTTAGAGGCGCTGAATTATCACACTTAGGTGTTGGCATTGGGATTACTGAAAAAGAAGTGGTTCTCCATTATATCAAATTAAAAGAGGATCAGCCGATTTTTACCATTCCTTCATACAGTGATGAAATGACACTACGAGCGATCGGTAGTAATGCGGCACGATTAGTTAAAAAAATGCCTTTTAAAAATCTTGATAATACAGAACTGTCATAA
- a CDS encoding GlcG/HbpS family heme-binding protein → MTTTGKLLDMAKKMAEAAAAKAIAIDVPMVIVICDASGNMVLFNRMEDSLLASMDIATNKAYTAVALKMGTDQAADLAKESGQLFGIASCDKGRMVVFGGGFPIYEGDKIIGGIGVSGGSVAEDMSVAQAGLDVLK, encoded by the coding sequence ATGACGACTACTGGAAAATTATTAGATATGGCAAAAAAAATGGCAGAAGCGGCTGCTGCAAAAGCAATCGCGATTGATGTACCAATGGTGATTGTGATATGCGACGCCAGTGGTAACATGGTATTATTTAATCGCATGGAAGATTCATTGTTAGCTAGTATGGATATTGCAACCAATAAAGCTTATACAGCAGTGGCTCTAAAAATGGGCACTGATCAAGCTGCTGATCTTGCTAAAGAATCAGGACAACTTTTCGGTATCGCTTCCTGTGATAAAGGAAGAATGGTTGTTTTTGGTGGTGGCTTCCCAATTTATGAAGGGGATAAAATCATTGGCGGTATCGGAGTAAGTGGCGGAAGTGTAGCAGAAGACATGTCCGTAGCTCAAGCTGGACTAGACGTATTAAAATAA
- a CDS encoding BMC domain-containing protein, with amino-acid sequence MKKAVGFMEFKSIPVGIESTDEMLKSGNVELLMASPLCPGKYVSIISGDVGAVEASIKNGERVGGIHMLESHVIPNIHPDVLPAMLGAGEIGDVKSLGIVETINAISSILIGDICAKASNVELLEIRIARGLGGKGFVLITGEISSVKMAIQTAQTEMAESNLITSYSVIASPHKDIAKILF; translated from the coding sequence TTGAAAAAAGCAGTTGGTTTTATGGAATTTAAGAGCATTCCAGTTGGTATAGAATCTACTGACGAAATGCTAAAATCTGGAAATGTTGAGCTGCTGATGGCTTCACCTTTATGTCCCGGAAAATATGTCAGTATTATTTCAGGAGATGTGGGAGCTGTCGAAGCATCAATTAAAAATGGGGAACGTGTGGGTGGTATCCACATGTTAGAATCTCACGTAATACCGAATATTCACCCTGATGTGTTACCGGCCATGCTCGGAGCAGGTGAGATCGGTGATGTAAAATCGCTGGGTATTGTTGAGACGATTAATGCAATCTCTTCTATTTTGATTGGAGATATTTGTGCGAAAGCATCAAATGTTGAGCTCCTTGAAATTCGAATTGCTAGAGGCTTGGGTGGTAAAGGCTTTGTATTAATCACAGGTGAAATTTCTTCTGTTAAAATGGCCATTCAAACGGCCCAAACAGAGATGGCAGAATCGAATCTCATTACGAGTTACTCGGTCATTGCGTCTCCTCATAAAGATATTGCAAAGATTCTATTTTAA
- a CDS encoding YbaB/EbfC family nucleoid-associated protein has product MGGGNMNNMMKQVQKMQQDMAKLQEELEEREVEATAGGGAVKVVATGKKTILSIKIDPEVIDEDDIEMLEDLVLAAVNEAITKAEEMVNSEMGKITGGMNIPGLM; this is encoded by the coding sequence ATGGGCGGTGGAAATATGAATAATATGATGAAACAAGTGCAGAAAATGCAACAAGATATGGCGAAATTACAAGAAGAGCTGGAAGAACGAGAAGTTGAAGCGACTGCTGGCGGTGGTGCGGTGAAAGTTGTTGCGACTGGCAAAAAGACGATTTTGTCAATAAAAATTGATCCGGAAGTTATTGATGAAGATGATATTGAGATGCTCGAAGACCTGGTTTTAGCGGCAGTTAATGAAGCGATTACCAAAGCTGAAGAAATGGTCAATTCGGAAATGGGAAAAATTACCGGTGGCATGAATATTCCCGGTTTAATGTAG
- the dnaX gene encoding DNA polymerase III subunit gamma/tau, whose amino-acid sequence MSYLALYRKYRPITFDEVVGQDSITRILKNQIKYNRVGHAYLFSGIRGTGKTSLAKIFAKAINCPNGVDGNPCNCCDVCLKIDRPGVMDIIEIDGASNRGVDEIREIRERIKYPPTVGQYKVYIIDEVHMLTKEAFNALLKTLEEPPEHAVFILATTEPNKCPVTILSRCQRYEIRPIPKTLIIEQMKRICQDLNVTMTEESFDFIASRGENSMRDALSLLDQIVDLKDEAGNVLFTDLLAFTGMADKMQIYRLVKQIISADSIGVLTHLREFVSDGKDSVLLMDQLIEYLRAILITKTTKETAKEILLCSSEDLGHYIELSELLNFDTLYMMISQLIDEKNKLKYSSLQGIIVEMALLNLCLRDQIQKNVKTMELTTQKESLKKEIPQSVQINPKEVALKPDHQVNVSEKKTVVQENKNPYESVGQEVIKPNKASDELPDMTNFDSSAAAQDEPSTEPQKSKNSGNTRHDEMKLFKLLCDEISKTNSGQAMFLKRGEPSLEDNDHLTIIYSTENKNFFHFVNKPELVKSFEAVLNHKTGKKITVSVKLEEENFTKLDIVEKTLRIVNNEAVKIIKNED is encoded by the coding sequence ATGTCATATTTAGCACTCTATCGGAAATATCGACCGATTACCTTTGATGAAGTAGTTGGTCAGGATAGTATCACCAGGATACTGAAAAACCAGATAAAATATAATCGTGTTGGTCATGCCTACCTTTTTTCGGGAATCAGAGGAACAGGCAAAACATCGTTAGCAAAAATATTTGCTAAGGCAATTAACTGTCCAAACGGAGTTGATGGGAACCCTTGCAATTGCTGCGATGTCTGTTTAAAAATAGATCGTCCCGGTGTGATGGATATCATTGAAATCGATGGGGCATCAAACCGTGGGGTTGATGAAATTCGCGAGATTAGAGAACGGATAAAATACCCTCCAACAGTTGGGCAATATAAAGTATATATTATCGACGAAGTTCACATGTTGACCAAAGAAGCTTTTAACGCATTGTTAAAAACACTCGAAGAACCGCCGGAACATGCTGTCTTTATTCTGGCGACGACAGAACCAAATAAATGTCCGGTTACTATTTTATCGCGATGCCAACGTTATGAAATTCGTCCCATTCCTAAAACCTTGATCATTGAGCAAATGAAAAGAATTTGTCAAGATCTGAATGTTACAATGACTGAGGAAAGTTTTGATTTTATTGCTTCCAGGGGTGAAAACTCGATGCGCGATGCGCTTAGCTTATTGGATCAAATCGTTGATTTGAAAGACGAAGCCGGGAATGTTTTATTTACAGATTTGCTTGCATTTACCGGGATGGCAGATAAAATGCAAATTTATCGTTTAGTTAAGCAAATTATCTCGGCAGACAGTATTGGGGTGCTAACACATTTGCGGGAGTTTGTCAGTGATGGGAAAGATAGTGTCTTACTGATGGACCAACTAATTGAGTACCTTCGGGCGATTCTTATTACGAAAACAACTAAAGAAACAGCAAAAGAGATCTTACTTTGTTCAAGTGAAGATTTAGGACATTATATCGAGTTGAGTGAGCTGCTGAACTTTGATACATTATATATGATGATTAGCCAACTAATTGATGAAAAAAATAAATTAAAATATAGTAGCTTACAGGGAATCATCGTTGAAATGGCCTTGTTAAACCTCTGTTTAAGAGATCAAATACAAAAAAATGTTAAAACCATGGAATTAACTACACAAAAAGAAAGTTTGAAAAAAGAAATTCCGCAAAGTGTCCAAATCAATCCCAAAGAAGTTGCGCTTAAGCCGGATCATCAAGTGAATGTCAGCGAAAAAAAGACAGTTGTGCAGGAAAATAAAAATCCTTATGAATCAGTAGGTCAAGAAGTAATTAAGCCAAACAAAGCATCGGACGAGTTGCCAGACATGACTAATTTTGACAGTAGCGCAGCAGCTCAAGACGAGCCTTCTACCGAGCCACAAAAAAGTAAAAACAGTGGGAATACCCGCCATGATGAAATGAAATTGTTTAAGCTTTTGTGCGATGAAATTAGCAAAACGAATTCAGGTCAAGCGATGTTTTTGAAGCGCGGCGAACCATCATTAGAAGACAATGATCATCTCACAATTATTTACTCAACGGAAAATAAAAATTTCTTCCATTTTGTTAATAAACCTGAATTGGTAAAGAGTTTTGAAGCGGTTTTAAATCATAAAACCGGAAAAAAAATTACGGTCTCCGTTAAACTGGAAGAAGAAAATTTTACAAAGCTTGATATTGTCGAAAAAACTTTGCGAATTGTAAACAATGAAGCGGTTAAAATAATTAAAAACGAGGATTAA
- a CDS encoding 4Fe-4S dicluster domain-containing protein, with protein sequence MSANLVEIVQNAGIVGAGGAGFPTQVKVNCTVDTVVVNGAECEPLLRVDQQLMALEAVKILTALQAVMDQTQAKKGIIGLKKKYKPAIEALNKELPAFPQVTMHLLKNFYPAGDEQVLVYETTGRIVPEAGIPLNVNTLVINVETLLNIYDIMVDNKPVMDTYLTLTGEVKNKLTTKVPLGITVREALELAGGTTIDDFVVINGGPMMGKIVDLDSTITKTTKGLIVLAKDHPLIISKTKSFKETTKMAAIACMQCNYCTELCPRYALGHNLEPHKLMRIAAYGSTCDTSTQATNAFLCCECGLCQYACVMDLQPWKFNTMLKRELGSRGIKNPHHHAPAAAVPYREGKQFNVYRLVSRLGLTKYDLPAPMVETDKTFSKVNLLLSQHIGAPAVAVVNVGDHVERGQLIGDIPEGKLSSKVFASISGRISAADSEKITIES encoded by the coding sequence ATGAGCGCAAATTTAGTAGAGATAGTACAAAACGCTGGCATCGTTGGTGCTGGTGGGGCAGGGTTTCCAACCCAGGTCAAAGTAAACTGCACCGTTGATACAGTTGTAGTCAATGGTGCTGAATGTGAACCGTTATTGCGCGTTGATCAACAATTAATGGCTCTTGAGGCTGTCAAAATATTGACAGCCCTTCAGGCTGTTATGGATCAAACACAAGCGAAAAAAGGCATCATTGGCCTAAAGAAGAAATATAAACCTGCGATTGAAGCATTAAACAAAGAATTACCCGCTTTTCCTCAAGTTACAATGCATCTGCTGAAGAATTTTTATCCGGCAGGTGATGAACAAGTTTTGGTTTATGAAACAACGGGACGTATTGTTCCAGAGGCCGGAATTCCGTTAAATGTCAATACATTAGTTATAAATGTCGAGACACTTTTGAACATTTATGATATAATGGTAGACAATAAACCAGTTATGGATACATATTTAACTTTAACTGGTGAGGTTAAGAATAAGTTAACAACGAAGGTACCATTAGGTATTACTGTTCGTGAAGCTTTAGAGTTAGCTGGCGGAACCACCATTGATGATTTTGTCGTAATTAACGGCGGTCCAATGATGGGAAAAATCGTTGATTTAGACTCGACGATTACGAAAACGACCAAAGGTCTGATTGTTTTAGCAAAAGATCATCCATTGATTATTTCTAAAACGAAGTCTTTCAAGGAAACCACAAAAATGGCTGCAATTGCCTGTATGCAGTGTAATTACTGCACCGAACTATGTCCTCGTTATGCATTGGGACATAATTTGGAACCGCATAAACTAATGCGGATTGCGGCTTATGGTTCGACTTGCGATACGTCCACTCAAGCTACAAACGCTTTTCTATGCTGTGAATGTGGCTTATGTCAATATGCATGTGTAATGGACCTACAACCTTGGAAGTTCAATACCATGCTCAAGCGTGAACTTGGAAGCAGAGGTATAAAAAACCCTCACCATCATGCACCAGCAGCAGCTGTGCCCTACAGAGAAGGCAAACAGTTTAATGTGTACCGTTTGGTATCACGATTGGGACTGACGAAGTATGATCTTCCGGCCCCGATGGTTGAAACGGATAAAACATTTTCTAAAGTCAACCTATTATTGTCACAACATATAGGTGCTCCTGCCGTCGCAGTTGTAAACGTTGGAGATCATGTGGAACGAGGCCAACTCATTGGGGATATCCCTGAGGGAAAACTGAGCTCGAAAGTTTTTGCTAGTATTAGCGGTAGGATTTCAGCCGCGGATAGTGAAAAAATCACTATTGAGTCCTAA
- the pduL gene encoding phosphate propanoyltransferase, whose protein sequence is MNEDEKKVIEQIVINTVKKLISEKDNPNRVVLGISNKHIHLSKEDIETLFGKGHELTNIKDLKQPGQYAAKEMVKVIGPKGSFDKVRILGPARPESQIELSLTDARTIGIKAPVCESGKLEGTPGITLEGPCGTVTLTHGVIIALRHIHMPPSVAEQLGIKDKDWVTVETCGIRKTIFCNVLARVSDKFDYEMHLDTDEANAAGLNNNDYLKIIPNR, encoded by the coding sequence ATGAACGAAGACGAAAAAAAAGTTATCGAACAAATCGTAATCAATACAGTAAAAAAACTAATAAGTGAAAAAGATAATCCAAACCGTGTTGTGTTAGGAATTTCTAATAAACACATTCATCTTTCAAAAGAAGATATTGAAACGCTATTTGGAAAAGGTCATGAACTGACAAATATAAAAGATTTAAAACAACCTGGTCAATATGCGGCAAAAGAAATGGTTAAAGTGATTGGACCCAAGGGTAGTTTTGATAAGGTTCGAATTTTAGGACCGGCAAGACCCGAAAGTCAAATTGAATTATCCTTAACAGATGCCAGAACGATCGGCATTAAAGCCCCCGTTTGTGAATCCGGGAAGCTTGAAGGTACGCCCGGCATTACGCTGGAAGGACCATGCGGAACAGTGACGTTGACACATGGGGTAATTATTGCCCTCAGACATATTCATATGCCACCGAGTGTTGCTGAGCAACTTGGCATTAAAGATAAAGACTGGGTTACCGTTGAAACATGTGGCATTCGCAAAACAATATTTTGCAATGTGTTGGCACGCGTATCCGATAAATTTGATTATGAAATGCATTTGGATACCGATGAAGCGAACGCAGCAGGACTTAACAACAATGATTATCTTAAAATAATCCCAAACAGGTGA
- the eutJ gene encoding ethanolamine utilization protein EutJ, producing the protein MDWKSGNDAILEFAELIREKKANAYTGELKVGVDLGTANIVIAVVDENNRPIAGATQGASVVRDGIVVDYLGASQIVRKLKGEVEGILGVDLSYAKAATAIPPGILAGNTKIIANVVDSADFVVTNVVDEPTAAATVLGIQNGAVVDVGGGTTGISILKDGEVIFTADEATGGTHMSLVLAGFHHISFEDAEELKKNESQKKIFPIIKPVVQKMASIVNRFVVGYDVEVIYVVGGACVFDDFEKIFEDETGIKTVKPVEPLLVTPLGIAFNCQR; encoded by the coding sequence ATGGATTGGAAGTCTGGTAATGACGCAATATTGGAATTTGCAGAATTGATTCGAGAGAAAAAGGCCAATGCTTACACTGGTGAGCTAAAAGTTGGTGTCGATCTTGGGACTGCAAATATTGTTATCGCAGTGGTTGATGAAAATAATCGTCCCATTGCTGGAGCGACTCAAGGTGCGTCAGTAGTTCGTGATGGAATAGTTGTTGATTATCTCGGAGCGAGCCAAATCGTGCGAAAACTTAAAGGTGAGGTTGAAGGCATCCTTGGCGTTGATTTATCTTATGCCAAAGCTGCCACAGCAATTCCGCCCGGGATCTTGGCCGGGAATACTAAAATAATAGCTAACGTCGTTGATTCGGCAGATTTTGTTGTCACCAATGTTGTCGATGAACCAACCGCTGCAGCAACCGTTCTGGGGATCCAAAATGGCGCTGTCGTGGATGTTGGTGGCGGAACTACCGGTATTAGTATTCTCAAAGATGGTGAAGTCATTTTCACAGCCGATGAAGCAACCGGCGGAACCCATATGAGTCTGGTACTGGCAGGTTTTCATCATATTAGTTTCGAAGATGCTGAAGAACTTAAAAAGAACGAGTCACAGAAAAAAATATTTCCAATTATAAAACCTGTTGTGCAAAAGATGGCATCGATTGTTAATCGGTTTGTTGTCGGATATGATGTAGAAGTCATTTATGTGGTTGGCGGGGCTTGCGTTTTTGATGATTTTGAAAAAATATTTGAAGATGAAACGGGCATAAAAACCGTTAAACCAGTAGAACCATTATTAGTAACACCCTTAGGGATAGCCTTTAATTGTCAAAGGTAA